From one Streptococcus pneumoniae genomic stretch:
- a CDS encoding helix-turn-helix domain-containing protein, whose product MQLGDIMEKAEAGQYLLLSLLAHKEMSISLKEVGRATNLSRATLLKYRDSLNDLAKERQLEFAICYQEETLWLEMAPDLAWESLVSVLLETSVKYQILCYVFNHEHFSIQSLSQRLMVSEATLNRHLSLLNHLLAEFGISISNGRLKGQEHHIRYFYYELFWRTWPLSQVQKLKQEEHSKHEIIILERLASSSFTEHQKSQLTLWFYISNQREKVNGKEFKALEKLLLPYQDNRFYQRLQLLAPSIFQASDGDADCLFTFLVSMSLLPVSTMEYILGFGGPVMELTTKGIRLLKESDLFGEEVHEQMTYVLSQAFGQVYFYRGVIASSPFDNLGMKDLLRPLMTEKEFSLAEKLVNLVAPNSLALRQKMEGEFLQLICFVADKVSHHVLLGLDMAGNSTQYEVMVTALSHYLGNNRLIYFEPYVENHDYDCVITNSTRTSYRASLVYRIKALVSRKDLQAIASLLRE is encoded by the coding sequence ATGCAACTAGGAGATATCATGGAAAAGGCAGAAGCTGGTCAATATCTTTTGCTTTCTTTATTAGCACATAAAGAGATGTCGATATCTCTTAAGGAGGTGGGGAGAGCTACTAATCTTTCTCGGGCAACTCTCTTGAAATATCGAGATTCCTTAAATGATCTTGCTAAAGAGAGACAACTGGAATTTGCTATTTGTTATCAGGAAGAGACATTATGGTTAGAGATGGCGCCTGATTTAGCCTGGGAATCTTTGGTATCAGTCTTGTTGGAAACTTCGGTCAAATATCAGATTTTGTGCTATGTGTTTAATCATGAGCATTTTTCTATTCAGTCCTTGTCGCAAAGGTTAATGGTGAGTGAAGCGACGCTCAATCGTCATTTATCGCTACTAAATCACTTGTTAGCAGAATTTGGCATCAGTATTTCTAATGGTCGTCTTAAGGGACAGGAACACCATATTCGCTATTTTTATTATGAATTATTCTGGAGGACTTGGCCTCTTTCACAGGTGCAAAAGCTCAAGCAAGAAGAACACAGCAAACATGAGATTATTATTTTGGAGCGTTTGGCGAGCTCTTCCTTTACGGAACACCAAAAAAGTCAGCTGACCTTGTGGTTTTATATTAGCAATCAACGAGAGAAGGTAAATGGCAAGGAATTTAAGGCATTAGAAAAGCTTCTTTTACCATATCAGGATAATCGTTTTTATCAGCGTTTGCAGCTATTAGCCCCATCTATATTTCAAGCATCAGATGGCGATGCGGATTGTTTGTTCACATTTCTAGTTTCCATGTCCTTGCTTCCGGTTTCCACTATGGAATATATTTTAGGATTTGGTGGTCCTGTGATGGAATTGACTACTAAGGGGATTCGTCTGCTCAAGGAATCGGATTTGTTTGGAGAAGAGGTGCATGAGCAAATGACCTATGTGTTAAGCCAAGCTTTTGGGCAGGTTTATTTTTATCGTGGGGTCATAGCGAGTAGCCCTTTTGACAATTTAGGCATGAAAGACTTGCTTCGTCCCTTGATGACAGAGAAAGAGTTTTCCTTAGCTGAGAAATTAGTCAATTTAGTTGCGCCAAATTCTTTAGCACTGCGTCAAAAAATGGAAGGGGAATTTTTACAGTTGATTTGCTTTGTGGCTGACAAGGTCAGTCATCATGTCCTGCTTGGTTTAGATATGGCAGGCAATAGCACCCAGTATGAAGTCATGGTGACCGCTCTTTCTCACTATCTAGGGAACAATCGCTTGATTTATTTTGAGCCTTATGTGGAGAATCATGACTATGACTGTGTGATTACCAATAGCACGAGGACAAGTTATAGAGCGAGCCTTGTGTATCGTATTAAAGCTCTCGTTTCGAGAAAGGATCTGCAGGCGATTGCTAGTTTACTAAGAGAATGA
- a CDS encoding phosphoglycerate kinase: MAKLTVKDVDLKGKKVLVRVDFNVPLKDGVITNDNRISAALPTIKYILEQGGRAVLFSHLGRVKEEADKEGKSLAPVAANLAEKLGQDVVFIPGVTRGAELEAAINALEDGQVLLVENTRFEDVDGKKESKNDAELGQYWASLGDGIFVNDAFGTAHRAHASNVGISANVEKAVAGFLLENEIAYIQEAVENPVRPFVAILGGSKVSDKIGVIENLLEKADKVLIGGGMTYTFYKAQGIEIGNSLVEEDKLDVAKALLEKANGKLILPVDSKEANAFADYTEVKDTEGEAVDPGFLGLDIGPKSIAKFDEALTGAKTVVWNGPMGVFENPDFQAGTIGVMDAIVKQPEVKSIIGGGDSAAAAINLGRADKFSWISTGGGASMELLEGKVLPGLAALTDK, encoded by the coding sequence ATGGCAAAACTTACTGTAAAAGACGTTGACTTGAAAGGGAAAAAAGTCCTTGTTCGTGTTGACTTTAACGTACCTTTGAAAGATGGCGTGATTACAAATGATAACCGTATTTCAGCAGCGCTTCCTACAATCAAGTATATCCTTGAGCAAGGTGGACGTGCAGTGCTCTTCTCTCACCTTGGTCGTGTGAAAGAAGAAGCTGACAAGGAAGGAAAATCTCTTGCACCAGTTGCTGCAAACTTGGCAGAAAAATTGGGTCAAGATGTTGTCTTTATCCCAGGAGTAACTCGTGGTGCTGAGCTTGAAGCAGCAATCAATGCGCTTGAAGACGGACAAGTTCTTTTGGTTGAAAACACTCGTTTTGAAGATGTTGACGGTAAGAAAGAATCTAAAAACGATGCAGAACTTGGTCAATACTGGGCTTCTCTTGGAGACGGTATCTTTGTCAACGACGCATTTGGTACAGCTCACCGTGCGCACGCTTCAAACGTAGGTATCTCAGCAAACGTTGAAAAAGCAGTTGCAGGTTTCCTTCTTGAAAACGAAATTGCTTACATCCAAGAAGCTGTTGAAAACCCAGTTCGTCCATTTGTTGCCATCCTTGGTGGTTCAAAAGTTTCTGACAAGATTGGCGTTATTGAAAACCTTCTTGAAAAAGCAGACAAAGTCCTTATCGGTGGTGGAATGACGTACACATTCTACAAAGCACAAGGAATCGAAATCGGAAACTCACTTGTGGAAGAAGATAAATTGGATGTAGCAAAAGCTCTTCTTGAAAAAGCAAATGGTAAATTGATCTTGCCAGTGGACTCAAAAGAAGCAAATGCCTTTGCAGACTACACTGAAGTAAAAGATACTGAAGGCGAAGCAGTTGATCCAGGATTCCTTGGTCTTGATATCGGTCCAAAATCAATTGCAAAATTTGACGAAGCTCTTACAGGTGCGAAAACAGTTGTTTGGAACGGACCTATGGGTGTCTTTGAAAATCCTGACTTCCAAGCTGGTACAATTGGTGTGATGGATGCTATTGTAAAACAACCAGAAGTGAAATCAATCATTGGTGGTGGTGACTCAGCAGCAGCAGCTATCAATCTTGGTCGTGCAGACAAATTCTCATGGATCTCTACAGGTGGTGGAGCTTCAATGGAACTCTTAGAAGGTAAAGTGTTGCCAGGACTTGCAGCTCTTACTGACAAATAA
- the gap gene encoding type I glyceraldehyde-3-phosphate dehydrogenase, which translates to MVVKVGINGFGRIGRLAFRRIQDVEGVEVTRINDLTDPVMLAHLLKYDTTQGRFDGTVEVKEGGFEVNGKFIKVSAEREPGNIDWATDGVEIVLEATGFFASKEKAEQHIHANGAKKVVITAPGGNDVKTVVFNTNHDILDGTETVISGASCTTNCLAPMAKALQDNFGVVQGLMTTIHAYTGDQMILDGPHRGGDLRRARAGAANIVPNSTGAAKAIGLVIPELNGKLDGAAQRVPTPTGSVTELVTVLEKNVTVDEVNAAMKAAANDSYGYTEDPIVSSDIVGMAYGSLFDATQTKVLDVDGKQLVKVVSWYDNEMSYTAQLVRTLEYFAKIAK; encoded by the coding sequence ATGGTAGTTAAAGTTGGTATTAACGGTTTCGGTCGTATCGGACGTCTTGCATTCCGTCGTATCCAAGATGTAGAAGGTGTTGAAGTTACTCGCATCAACGACCTTACAGATCCAGTTATGCTTGCACACTTGTTGAAATACGACACAACTCAAGGTCGTTTCGACGGAACTGTGGAAGTTAAAGAAGGTGGATTTGAAGTTAACGGTAAATTCATCAAAGTTTCTGCTGAGCGTGAGCCAGGAAACATTGACTGGGCTACTGATGGTGTAGAAATCGTTCTTGAAGCAACTGGTTTCTTTGCATCTAAAGAAAAAGCTGAGCAACACATCCACGCTAACGGTGCTAAGAAAGTTGTTATCACTGCACCTGGTGGAAACGATGTGAAAACAGTTGTATTCAACACAAACCATGACATCCTTGATGGTACTGAAACAGTTATCTCTGGTGCATCATGTACTACAAACTGCTTGGCTCCAATGGCTAAAGCACTTCAAGACAACTTCGGTGTTGTTCAAGGTTTGATGACAACTATCCACGCTTACACTGGTGACCAAATGATCCTTGACGGACCACACCGTGGTGGTGACCTTCGCCGTGCTCGCGCTGGTGCTGCAAACATCGTACCTAACTCAACTGGTGCGGCTAAAGCTATCGGTCTTGTAATCCCAGAATTGAACGGTAAACTTGACGGAGCTGCTCAACGCGTTCCTACACCAACTGGATCAGTAACTGAATTGGTAACTGTTCTTGAGAAAAACGTAACTGTTGACGAAGTAAATGCTGCAATGAAAGCTGCTGCAAATGATTCATACGGTTACACTGAAGATCCAATCGTTTCTTCAGATATCGTAGGTATGGCTTACGGTTCATTGTTTGACGCAACTCAAACTAAAGTTCTTGACGTTGACGGAAAACAATTGGTGAAAGTTGTTTCTTGGTATGATAACGAAATGTCATACACTGCTCAATTGGTTCGTACTCTTGAGTACTTTGCAAAAATTGCAAAATAA
- the dtd gene encoding D-aminoacyl-tRNA deacylase encodes MKIVIQRVKHASVSVDDEVIGAIQQGLLLLVGVAPSDTMEDIEYAVRKIVNMRIFSDADGKMNLSVKDIQGEILSISQFTLYADTKKGNRPAFTGAAKPEEAKSMYEEFNRQLLLEVSTQTGQFGADMKIELLNDGPVTIILDTKNR; translated from the coding sequence ATGAAGATTGTGATTCAACGTGTAAAACACGCTTCTGTGAGTGTTGATGATGAAGTGATTGGCGCTATCCAGCAAGGGCTCTTGCTCCTTGTCGGTGTTGCTCCTAGTGATACCATGGAGGATATAGAGTATGCTGTCCGAAAAATTGTCAATATGCGCATTTTCTCGGATGCTGATGGCAAGATGAATCTGAGTGTCAAGGACATCCAGGGAGAGATTTTATCCATTTCGCAATTTACCCTTTATGCTGATACGAAAAAAGGAAACCGTCCAGCCTTTACAGGCGCAGCAAAGCCAGAAGAGGCAAAGAGCATGTATGAGGAGTTCAATAGACAGCTCTTACTTGAAGTATCAACTCAAACCGGTCAATTTGGAGCAGATATGAAAATTGAATTACTCAATGACGGTCCTGTGACGATCATACTGGATACAAAAAATCGCTAA
- a CDS encoding bifunctional (p)ppGpp synthetase/guanosine-3',5'-bis(diphosphate) 3'-pyrophosphohydrolase encodes MPKEVNLTGDQVVALTREYLSPEDVAFVQKALIYAVDCHSGQFRKSGEPYIIHPIQVAGILAKLKLDAVTVSCGFLHDVVEDTDATLDDLEREFGEDVRIIVDGVTKLGKVKYMSHEEQLAENHRKMLMAMSKDIRVILVKLADRLHNMRTLKHLRKDKQERISRETMEIYAPLAHRLGISSVKWELEDLSFRYLNDVEFYKISHMMKEKRREREALVEEVVGKIETYAAERHLHGKIYGRPKHIYSIYRKMQDKKKRFDEIYDLIAIRCILDTQSDVYAMLGYIHELWRPMPGRFKDYIANRKANGYQSIHTTVYGPKGPIEFQIRTKEMHEVAEYGVAAHWAYKKGIKGQVDSRESAIGMNWIKEMMELQDQSDDAKEFVDSVKENYLAEEIYVFTPDGAVRSLPKDSGPIDFAYEIHTKVGEKATGAKVNGRMVPLTTKLKTGDQVEIITNSNSFGPSRDWLNMVKTSKARNKIRQFFKNQDKELSISKGRELLQAQFQEQGYVANKYMDKKHMEEVLQKTSYKTEDALFAAIGFGEVGAISIFNRLTEKERREEEKAKARAEAEELLKGGEVKVENKDTLKVKHEGGVIIQGASGLLIRIAKCCNPVPGDAIVGYITKGRGVAIHRVDCMNLKAQDNYEQRLLDVEWEDHHSSKEYIAHIDIYGLNRTGLLNDVLQVLSNKTRNISTVNAQPTKDMKFANIHVSFGIPNLSMLTTVVDKIKSVPEVYSVKRTNG; translated from the coding sequence ATGCCAAAAGAAGTAAACTTAACAGGCGACCAAGTGGTAGCCTTAACCAGAGAGTATTTATCCCCAGAAGATGTGGCTTTTGTGCAAAAGGCTTTGATTTATGCAGTAGATTGTCATAGTGGGCAATTCCGCAAGTCAGGGGAACCTTACATTATTCATCCGATCCAGGTAGCAGGGATTTTAGCAAAGCTAAAATTAGATGCAGTGACAGTGTCCTGTGGTTTCTTGCATGATGTTGTGGAGGATACGGATGCTACGTTAGATGATTTGGAGCGCGAGTTTGGCGAAGATGTGCGCATTATTGTAGATGGTGTGACCAAGCTCGGGAAAGTCAAGTATATGTCTCACGAAGAGCAGTTGGCTGAAAATCACCGCAAGATGTTGATGGCAATGTCCAAAGATATTCGTGTAATTTTAGTCAAGCTAGCCGATCGCCTGCACAATATGCGTACACTCAAGCACCTTCGCAAAGACAAGCAGGAGCGGATTTCACGAGAAACGATGGAAATTTATGCTCCGTTAGCACACCGCTTGGGGATTTCGAGCGTCAAGTGGGAACTGGAAGACTTGTCTTTCCGCTATCTGAATGACGTTGAATTTTATAAGATTTCCCACATGATGAAGGAAAAACGCAGGGAGCGGGAGGCCTTGGTCGAGGAAGTAGTCGGTAAAATTGAGACGTATGCAGCTGAGCGCCACCTGCATGGAAAAATCTATGGTCGTCCTAAGCATATCTATTCGATTTATCGAAAAATGCAGGATAAGAAAAAGCGTTTTGATGAGATTTATGACCTGATTGCTATCCGTTGTATCCTTGACACGCAGAGCGATGTTTATGCCATGTTGGGCTATATTCATGAGTTATGGCGGCCAATGCCAGGGCGGTTTAAAGACTATATCGCTAATCGCAAGGCTAATGGCTATCAGTCCATCCATACGACGGTTTATGGACCAAAAGGTCCGATTGAGTTTCAAATTAGAACCAAGGAAATGCACGAAGTGGCAGAGTATGGGGTTGCAGCTCACTGGGCTTATAAAAAGGGGATTAAAGGACAGGTTGATAGCCGTGAATCCGCTATTGGGATGAATTGGATCAAGGAGATGATGGAGCTCCAAGACCAGTCCGATGATGCCAAAGAATTCGTAGATTCGGTCAAGGAAAATTATCTGGCTGAGGAAATCTATGTCTTTACACCAGACGGAGCGGTTCGCTCGCTTCCGAAAGACTCAGGTCCCATTGACTTTGCCTATGAGATCCACACTAAGGTCGGAGAAAAAGCGACAGGTGCTAAGGTTAATGGTCGCATGGTGCCTCTAACGACCAAGCTCAAAACAGGGGACCAAGTTGAGATTATCACCAATAGTAACTCCTTTGGACCGAGTCGTGACTGGCTCAATATGGTCAAAACCAGCAAGGCTCGCAATAAAATCCGTCAATTTTTCAAAAACCAAGACAAGGAATTATCCATTTCCAAAGGTCGTGAACTTTTGCAAGCACAATTCCAAGAGCAGGGATATGTGGCAAATAAATACATGGATAAAAAGCACATGGAAGAAGTGCTGCAAAAGACTAGCTACAAGACTGAGGATGCTCTTTTTGCAGCCATTGGTTTTGGAGAAGTAGGAGCTATTTCCATTTTCAATCGCTTGACGGAAAAAGAACGCCGTGAGGAAGAAAAAGCCAAGGCTCGTGCTGAAGCAGAAGAATTACTCAAAGGTGGCGAAGTCAAGGTTGAAAACAAAGATACCTTGAAGGTCAAGCATGAAGGTGGTGTCATTATCCAAGGTGCATCTGGACTTTTGATTCGAATTGCTAAATGCTGCAATCCTGTACCAGGTGATGCTATTGTGGGCTATATTACCAAAGGACGTGGTGTAGCGATTCACCGTGTGGACTGTATGAACTTGAAAGCTCAAGATAATTATGAGCAACGCCTGCTAGATGTGGAGTGGGAAGACCATCACTCAAGCAAGGAATACATTGCTCATATTGATATTTATGGACTGAATCGGACAGGACTTTTAAACGATGTCTTGCAGGTCTTGTCAAACAAAACTCGGAACATCTCTACGGTCAATGCCCAACCAACCAAGGATATGAAATTTGCCAATATCCATGTTTCCTTTGGGATTCCAAATCTATCGATGCTTACCACAGTCGTTGATAAGATTAAGAGTGTGCCAGAAGTTTATTCTGTTAAGCGGACGAATGGGTAG
- a CDS encoding ABC transporter ATP-binding protein has protein sequence MAGSHHHPHPSQIIATFQSQQFNRLGAIITFSLLGNGVLLVGLAGKRYFYAKILADFHLHTKTRLIKNFFTKEILKSEEIVAAIEKDMLQLEQNYLEPSLIILSAIGFTSLSIVYALFSNFFLESLFILFYSIPALCSGIGSKKLNHYTTELAQTQKDFLTTMTDFVRGSRIIRQYQAGAFITYRASKSLQTTIQSQLHYEKQRTLNSIVINGIDLVCSISPILIGGLMTYQQKILPAQFIAIYLVSHNIGYQFQEISYFLNTYKSTASLRQQYAFLLEEDTDLPMEHPDKLFPITIENLDFSYGNQVIFRDFQLTIHKGEKIALIGKSGSGKTTLLDLIAGDKQPDKGRILFAGHKLSPEKRRSAIGYILQDNHYFPSLTLVENITLGKNHNCQAIPTLLSSLGLAEHSSQEHFSGGNANESTLAAAYSTTKTSS, from the coding sequence TTGGCTGGAAGCCATCATCACCCCCACCCTAGTCAGATCATTGCAACATTCCAGTCCCAACAATTTAACAGGCTTGGTGCTATTATCACATTTAGCTTGCTGGGAAATGGGGTGTTATTGGTTGGTTTAGCTGGTAAGCGCTATTTCTATGCTAAAATTCTAGCAGACTTTCATCTTCACACTAAGACACGCCTTATAAAGAACTTTTTTACAAAAGAAATCTTGAAAAGTGAAGAAATAGTAGCAGCTATCGAAAAAGACATGCTTCAACTAGAACAAAATTACTTAGAACCCAGCCTCATTATTCTCTCAGCCATCGGCTTTACCAGCCTCTCCATTGTCTATGCACTCTTTTCCAATTTCTTTCTAGAAAGTCTTTTTATCCTTTTTTACTCCATTCCCGCTCTTTGCTCTGGTATCGGAAGTAAAAAACTAAACCACTATACGACAGAATTAGCGCAGACTCAAAAAGACTTTCTTACGACAATGACGGACTTTGTCAGAGGTAGTCGTATTATCCGTCAGTATCAGGCAGGAGCATTTATCACATACCGAGCCTCTAAGTCCCTACAAACGACTATCCAAAGCCAGCTCCATTATGAGAAACAGCGCACATTAAACAGCATTGTCATCAATGGCATTGACCTCGTCTGCTCTATCAGTCCCATTCTCATCGGTGGACTCATGACCTATCAGCAAAAGATTCTTCCAGCGCAATTCATCGCTATCTATTTAGTCAGCCATAATATTGGCTATCAATTTCAAGAAATCTCTTATTTTTTAAATACCTACAAATCAACAGCCTCACTGCGCCAACAGTATGCATTTTTATTAGAAGAAGATACAGATCTTCCTATGGAACATCCTGATAAACTGTTTCCAATCACCATAGAAAATTTAGACTTTTCCTACGGAAATCAAGTCATTTTCAGAGATTTTCAACTGACCATTCACAAAGGAGAAAAAATCGCTCTCATTGGAAAAAGTGGGAGTGGAAAGACGACTCTACTAGACTTGATTGCTGGAGATAAACAGCCCGACAAAGGACGCATTCTCTTTGCTGGACACAAATTATCACCTGAGAAAAGGAGGTCAGCTATCGGCTACATCCTCCAAGATAATCACTACTTTCCTAGTTTAACTTTAGTAGAAAATATCACACTTGGAAAAAATCATAATTGTCAAGCCATCCCAACCCTCCTATCTTCCTTGGGACTAGCAGAACATTCATCTCAGGAACATTTTTCAGGTGGGAACGCCAACGAATCGACATTGGCCGCGGCCTATTCCACGACAAAAACCTCCTCTTAG
- the glnA gene encoding type I glutamate--ammonia ligase, producing MPITAADIRREVKEKNVTFIRLMFSDILGTMKNVEIPATDEQLEKVLSNKAMFDGSSIEGFVRINESDMYLYPDLDTWTVFPWGDENGSVAGLICDVYTTEGVPFQGDPRGNLKRALKHMEELGFQSFNLGPEPEFFLFKLDEQGNPTLEVNDKGGYFDLAPTDLADNTRREIVNVLTTMGFEVEASHHEVAVGQHEIDFKYDEVLRACDKIQLFKLVVKTIARKHGLYATFMAKPKFGIAGSGMHCNMSLFDKDGNNAFYDPQDPKGMQLSQTAYHFLGGLIKHAYNFTAITNPTVNSYKRLVPGYEAPVYIAWAGRNRSPLVRVPASRGMGTRLELRSVDPMANPYIAMAVLLEVGLHGVENKIEAPAPIEENIYIMSAEERKEAGITDLPSTLHNALKALAEDEVVKAALGQHIYTNFVEAKRIEWASYATFVSQWEVDNYLDLY from the coding sequence ATGCCAATCACAGCAGCTGACATCCGCCGCGAAGTCAAAGAAAAGAATGTCACATTTATTCGTTTGATGTTCTCGGATATTTTAGGGACCATGAAAAATGTCGAAATTCCTGCAACGGATGAGCAGCTTGAAAAAGTTTTGTCCAATAAGGCGATGTTTGACGGTTCTTCTATCGAAGGATTTGTGCGCATTAACGAGTCTGATATGTATCTCTATCCAGACTTGGATACATGGACTGTCTTTCCTTGGGGAGATGAAAATGGCAGCGTTGCTGGCTTGATTTGTGATGTGTACACGACAGAAGGTGTACCATTCCAAGGCGACCCTCGTGGCAATCTCAAACGTGCTCTTAAACACATGGAAGAGCTAGGCTTTCAGTCATTCAACCTTGGACCAGAGCCAGAATTTTTCCTCTTTAAGCTAGATGAACAGGGCAATCCAACGCTTGAAGTCAATGACAAGGGGGGCTATTTTGACTTAGCGCCGACAGACTTGGCGGACAATACTCGCCGTGAAATCGTGAATGTCTTGACAACGATGGGCTTTGAAGTAGAAGCGAGCCACCATGAGGTAGCGGTTGGTCAGCACGAGATTGATTTTAAGTATGATGAGGTCTTGCGTGCCTGTGATAAAATCCAGCTCTTTAAGCTTGTCGTAAAAACCATTGCTAGAAAGCATGGCTTATATGCGACCTTCATGGCAAAACCAAAATTTGGTATTGCAGGATCTGGTATGCACTGCAATATGTCTCTTTTTGACAAAGACGGAAATAATGCTTTTTATGACCCACAAGATCCAAAAGGGATGCAGCTATCTCAAACAGCCTATCATTTCTTGGGTGGTTTGATTAAGCATGCGTATAACTTTACAGCCATTACAAACCCAACGGTCAATTCATACAAACGCTTGGTTCCAGGTTATGAAGCGCCCGTTTATATCGCTTGGGCAGGACGCAACCGCTCACCATTGGTGCGGGTACCAGCATCTCGCGGTATGGGGACACGCTTAGAACTTCGTTCAGTTGACCCAATGGCTAATCCTTACATTGCCATGGCAGTTCTCCTTGAGGTCGGCTTACATGGCGTGGAAAATAAAATTGAAGCACCAGCTCCTATCGAGGAAAATATCTATATCATGTCTGCAGAAGAGCGCAAAGAAGCAGGGATTACAGACCTACCCTCAACGCTTCACAATGCATTGAAAGCCTTGGCAGAAGACGAAGTTGTAAAAGCAGCCCTTGGTCAGCACATCTACACTAACTTTGTAGAAGCGAAACGAATCGAGTGGGCAAGCTATGCAACCTTTGTCTCACAATGGGAAGTGGATAACTACCTTGACTTGTATTAA
- a CDS encoding MerR family transcriptional regulator yields the protein MKEKEFRRNMAVFPIGSVMKLTDLTARQIRYYEDQDLIKPDRNEGNRRMYSLNDMDRLLEIKDYIAEGYNIAAIKRKYAEREAKSKRTITEKDVRRALHNDILQQGRFASSLPPFGRMQ from the coding sequence ATGAAGGAAAAAGAGTTTCGCCGCAATATGGCAGTTTTTCCCATTGGCAGTGTTATGAAATTAACGGATTTGACAGCTCGTCAGATTCGTTATTATGAAGATCAAGATTTGATCAAGCCTGATCGAAACGAAGGCAATCGCCGCATGTATTCTTTAAATGATATGGATCGCTTGCTTGAAATCAAGGATTATATTGCTGAAGGCTATAATATCGCTGCTATCAAGAGAAAATACGCTGAGCGTGAAGCTAAGTCCAAACGGACCATTACTGAAAAAGATGTTCGCCGTGCGCTTCACAATGACATCTTGCAGCAAGGTCGATTTGCTTCATCCCTTCCACCCTTTGGTCGTATGCAATGA
- a CDS encoding aromatic acid exporter family protein — MNYLKKYAFDRSKFRLGMRTLKTGLAVFIVLLLFHLLGFKGLQIAALTAVFSLREDFDQSVHFGTSRILGNSIGGFYAVLFFIINQLFADNFIITLVLVPICTMLTIMTNVAMNNKAGVIGGVSALLIITLSIPEGDTLVYVLARIFETFIGVFIAILVNYDVERLRQILLKDKK, encoded by the coding sequence ATGAATTATTTGAAAAAATATGCCTTTGATCGCTCGAAATTTCGCTTAGGCATGCGGACGTTAAAAACTGGCTTAGCTGTGTTTATCGTTCTTCTCCTCTTTCATCTGTTAGGCTTTAAAGGTCTTCAAATCGCAGCTTTGACAGCTGTTTTCAGCTTGAGAGAGGATTTTGATCAGAGTGTGCATTTTGGTACATCACGAATCTTGGGAAATAGTATTGGCGGATTTTACGCCGTTCTATTTTTTATCATCAATCAACTATTTGCAGATAACTTTATCATCACCTTAGTGCTGGTTCCGATTTGTACCATGTTAACCATCATGACCAATGTTGCGATGAACAATAAAGCAGGTGTGATTGGTGGTGTATCTGCCCTCTTGATTATCACCTTATCCATTCCTGAAGGGGATACCCTTGTTTATGTTTTGGCAAGAATATTTGAAACATTTATCGGTGTTTTTATTGCCATCTTGGTCAATTATGATGTGGAAAGACTTCGCCAAATTCTCCTGAAGGATAAAAAATAA